Proteins from a genomic interval of Watersipora subatra chromosome 10, tzWatSuba1.1, whole genome shotgun sequence:
- the LOC137405812 gene encoding uncharacterized protein — protein MGIALAFGFVSGLNLIIPTEFEDENNEELKKNTKAMCVGFLCSAYSLGSFTGLTLSGVIAAYGSFGITMSCFAIACSVPATLIISTLTIKHIRNRNKMNQVETQPLHPSR, from the exons ATGGGAATAGCGCTAGCCTTTGGATTTGTATCTGGACTGAATCTAATCATACCAACAGAATTTGAAGA tgAGAATAATGAGGAGCTAAAAAAGAATACCAAAGCTATGTGTGTTGGTTTTCTCTGCTCTGCCTACTCCTTAGG GTCCTTCACAGGTTTGACGCTATCTGGTGTGATAGCAGCTTATGGATCCTTTGGAATTACCATGTCATGCTTTGCAATAGCATGTTCAGTGCCAGCAACACTAATCATATCAACCCTAACAATCAAACATATTCGCAACAGGAATAAAATGAACCAAGTAGAAACTCAACCATTGCATCCCAGCAGATAG